Proteins found in one Pseudomonadota bacterium genomic segment:
- a CDS encoding YkgJ family cysteine cluster protein has protein sequence MQEIFKKYHSLLEAVNSSFAQIKGAFPQEVHCRPGCVDCCNACFDISFIEAVYIRMNMDNVFTESAERQRLFERADQAKKQFESKLNSVEDEISRQDLLEKFSLWRVQCPLLNDQGECAMYEWRPVTCRVYGLPTAINGKGHVCGLSGFNKGEMYPTVKLDTIFDHLLKLSSTLGVNYPGIPEERGSKRFHIHEALTMDLDPGFEGDL, from the coding sequence ATGCAAGAAATATTCAAAAAATACCACTCTCTTCTCGAAGCAGTGAATTCATCTTTTGCGCAGATCAAAGGGGCTTTCCCGCAGGAAGTGCATTGTCGGCCAGGTTGTGTTGACTGCTGCAATGCCTGCTTTGATATCAGCTTTATCGAAGCGGTGTATATCAGGATGAATATGGACAACGTTTTCACGGAATCAGCTGAGCGGCAGCGACTTTTTGAGCGTGCTGATCAGGCAAAAAAACAATTTGAATCAAAGCTGAATTCTGTTGAGGACGAAATAAGCCGGCAAGATCTCCTTGAGAAATTTTCCCTGTGGCGGGTACAATGCCCATTGCTCAACGATCAGGGGGAGTGCGCCATGTATGAATGGCGCCCTGTAACCTGCAGAGTCTATGGCCTGCCAACGGCAATCAATGGCAAGGGGCATGTCTGCGGCTTATCAGGTTTTAATAAGGGAGAAATGTATCCCACAGTTAAGCTCGATACTATTTTTGACCACCTGCTGAAATTATCAAGCACTCTGGGGGTTAATTATCCGGGCATCCCGGAAGAAAGGGGAAGCAAGCGGTTTCATATCCATGAAGCATTGACCATGGACCTTGATCCGGGATTTGAGGGTGATTTATAG
- a CDS encoding PBS lyase codes for MAKSAIKTKPWCVFCGQTIAKPRPSKNRKLGEFTEGSCQCGAVYSCDPTGFNVGAAIVECMVNACNDDWDLAWELIPETDYLTGRLENYDEITNQVIETKNLDGRKVKGVIYFIRLHKDISEIAARSQNKDYNPSSSDRKNTIPDLEPTRDPKRKKKRADKKIIQEMAAAGDIDGLVDLVFDDTKTLRFLQRILYTPDDVLRWKTAHVIGKVCARLATRQPGKVSDLLHRLFAACSDSAASSWGAIETIGSIIGERTDIFGAFTRHLLNYLDDPATLPLVLWSLGKIAKTRPDLIRSISFYPLLNHLMHPDALVRGLTLILCDRITAKEATSTIEKLTVDSSSFTYYEAGEQTETTVAALAKQALDSINRQGDKK; via the coding sequence ATGGCAAAATCAGCTATTAAAACCAAACCCTGGTGCGTTTTTTGTGGCCAGACCATTGCCAAGCCCCGCCCCTCTAAAAATCGAAAGCTTGGTGAATTTACTGAGGGCAGTTGTCAGTGCGGCGCCGTATACAGTTGCGATCCAACCGGCTTCAATGTTGGAGCAGCAATAGTCGAATGCATGGTTAACGCCTGCAATGACGACTGGGACCTTGCGTGGGAACTGATCCCTGAAACGGATTACCTGACCGGTCGACTTGAAAATTACGATGAAATTACCAATCAGGTGATTGAAACAAAAAATCTCGACGGCAGAAAAGTCAAAGGTGTCATTTACTTTATCCGCCTCCACAAAGATATCAGCGAGATCGCCGCCCGATCACAGAATAAGGATTACAATCCAAGCTCTTCCGACAGGAAAAATACCATCCCGGACCTGGAACCCACCCGAGACCCTAAACGTAAAAAGAAGCGGGCCGACAAAAAAATCATCCAGGAAATGGCAGCGGCCGGAGATATTGACGGGCTCGTGGATCTTGTTTTCGACGACACAAAAACCCTGCGATTCCTCCAGCGCATACTCTACACTCCTGACGATGTCCTGCGCTGGAAAACAGCTCATGTCATCGGCAAAGTCTGCGCCCGTCTGGCTACCCGCCAACCCGGCAAAGTCAGTGATCTGTTGCACCGATTGTTCGCCGCATGCTCTGACTCCGCAGCCTCAAGCTGGGGAGCCATTGAAACCATTGGCTCAATCATCGGCGAACGGACCGATATTTTCGGGGCCTTTACGCGACATCTTTTAAATTATCTTGATGATCCGGCGACCCTGCCGCTGGTTCTTTGGTCCCTTGGAAAAATTGCCAAGACCAGACCGGACCTGATCCGCAGCATCTCGTTCTATCCGCTGCTCAATCACCTTATGCATCCCGATGCGCTGGTTCGCGGCCTTACACTGATATTATGTGACCGTATCACCGCAAAAGAAGCAACAAGCACCATTGAGAAACTCACCGTTGACTCTTCTTCCTTCACCTATTATGAAGCAGGTGAACAAACAGAAACCACCGTAGCAGCTTTAGCCAAACAAGCTCTGGACTCAATTAATCGTCAAGGAGATAAAAAATAA
- a CDS encoding tetratricopeptide repeat protein, protein MTDKKAQDDISSVIEELEKKRDEKPNSFIARHHLALVYKKAGRIDEAIIEFQKSTEIDPLSAEPYVNLGAIYFEIGEIDKALAANEAALAISPKTAQAHANIGLIRQQRGENNKAINAYTEATRHNPKMVNAWVNLSVAYIIAENNEEALKAALQGVALDPDFPMAHNNLAVALYYNKDYKKAKVHADKALEMGYAVDPRFTAAIKEALQ, encoded by the coding sequence ATGACTGACAAAAAAGCACAGGATGATATTTCAAGTGTAATAGAAGAGCTTGAGAAAAAACGCGACGAGAAGCCGAACTCCTTCATAGCCCGCCACCACCTTGCCCTGGTTTACAAAAAAGCTGGAAGGATCGACGAGGCAATCATCGAATTTCAGAAATCAACTGAAATCGATCCGCTTTCCGCTGAACCCTATGTAAACCTGGGTGCAATATATTTTGAAATCGGCGAAATCGACAAGGCCCTTGCTGCAAACGAGGCGGCGCTGGCAATCTCCCCCAAGACCGCCCAGGCCCACGCAAACATCGGGCTTATCCGCCAGCAGCGAGGCGAAAACAACAAAGCTATTAACGCCTACACTGAAGCCACAAGACACAATCCAAAAATGGTTAATGCCTGGGTCAACCTTTCCGTTGCGTACATTATTGCAGAAAACAACGAAGAGGCCCTGAAAGCAGCATTACAGGGTGTTGCCCTGGACCCTGATTTCCCCATGGCTCACAACAACCTGGCAGTAGCTCTCTATTACAATAAGGATTACAAAAAAGCCAAGGTCCATGCTGACAAGGCCCTTGAAATGGGCTATGCCGTTGACCCAAGATTTACTGCTGCAATCAAAGAGGCGCTCCAGTAA
- a CDS encoding tetratricopeptide repeat protein, translating into MSEKKLNQETAEELKPKDPAQEDYEQGQKFHSDLDTALAANAFHNALIGFEQSNNESGVANASDKLGDICQERNEYQKALEHYRRAFDICDRLKDAASVISLQKKMAVSYLSLGQHQETLKIYFELFDTFSDWKNPGLIVEMLEKIAELYVETNEKDKAIDAYNTAASIHNNYGHPNQAQIFLNKATELAGQPQ; encoded by the coding sequence ATGAGTGAAAAAAAACTTAATCAGGAAACCGCTGAAGAACTAAAACCAAAAGATCCTGCCCAGGAAGATTACGAACAAGGCCAGAAATTCCACTCGGACTTAGACACGGCCCTAGCCGCCAATGCCTTTCATAATGCCTTAATCGGTTTTGAACAAAGCAATAATGAATCCGGTGTAGCCAACGCCAGTGACAAACTCGGTGATATCTGCCAGGAAAGAAATGAATACCAGAAAGCCCTTGAACATTATAGACGGGCTTTTGATATCTGCGATCGCCTTAAAGACGCGGCCAGCGTTATTTCCTTACAGAAAAAAATGGCAGTATCCTACCTTAGCCTTGGACAACACCAGGAAACATTAAAAATTTACTTCGAATTATTCGACACTTTCAGTGACTGGAAAAACCCTGGTCTCATCGTTGAAATGCTTGAAAAAATTGCCGAGCTTTATGTTGAAACCAATGAAAAAGATAAAGCCATTGACGCATACAATACTGCCGCTTCAATCCACAACAATTACGGTCATCCGAATCAGGCTCAAATATTCCTGAATAAGGCCACTGAATTGGCCGGTCAACCACAATAG